One window of Xylocopa sonorina isolate GNS202 chromosome 9, iyXylSono1_principal, whole genome shotgun sequence genomic DNA carries:
- the Idh gene encoding isocitrate dehydrogenase [NADP] cytoplasmic — protein sequence MFAIPHRLIRGKVHFIRSAVYIESSSSKVTYLQNLSLKAHLTPNSLTHSFVRTFSISSAAMTKIKVGPVVDILGDEMTRVIWDSIKEKLILPYLDIELHTYDLGIENRDATNDNVTVECAEAIKKYNVGIKCATITPDEKRLEEFNLKQMWKSPNGTIRNILGGTVFREAIICKNIPRIVSTWNKPIIIGRHAHGDQYKATDFVVPGPGTLEISWSGDNGEKIKHTIYKFKGPGIAQAQYNTDESIRAFAHSSFQFALSRNYPLYLSTKNTILKQYDGRFKNIFQEIYDKEYKTQFESKNLWYEHRLIDDMVAYAMKSEGGFVWSCKNYDGDVQSDSVAQGYGSLGLMTSVLICPDGRTVEAEAAHGTVTRHYRQHQQGKETSTNPIASIFAWTRGLLHRAKLDNNQDLKRFAETLEAVCIKTIESGMMTKDLAICIKGANNVTRSDYLETFEFMNKLAENLQKQLK from the exons ATGTTTGCTATACCCCACCGTTTGATCAGAGGAAAAGTACATTTTATAAGAAGCGCAGTTTATATAGAATCGAGTAGTAGCAAGGTTACTTACTTGCAAAATCTATCGCTGAAAGCTCACTTGACGCCCAATAGCTTAACGCATTCATTTGTTAGGACATTCAGTATTTCTTCAGCAGCAATGACGAAAATAAAG GTTGGACCCGTTGTTGATATTTTGGGCGATGAAATGACAAGAGTTATTTGGGATTCTATTAAAGAAAAACTTATTTTGCCATATTTAGATATTGAACTCCATACCTATGATTTAGGTATCGAAAATCGGGATGCAACTAATGATAATGTAACTGTAGAATGCGCAGAAGCTATAAAAAAATATAACGTAGGAATTAAATGTGCCACTATTACTCCCGATGAGAAAAGATTAgaagaatttaatttaaaacaaATGTGGAAAAGTCCTAATGGCACAATCAGAAATATCTTAGGTGGTACAGTTTTCCGTGAAGCAATAATTTGTAAAAATATACCAAGAATAGTATCTACTTGGAATAAACCAATTATAATTGGTAGACATGCTCATGGAGATCAATATAAAGCTACAGATTTTGTAGTACCAGGACCAGGTACTCTTGAAATTTCATGGAGTGGAGATAATGGAGAAAAAATTAAGCATACAATTTATAAGTTCAAAGGACCTGGAATCGCACAAGCCCAGTATAATACAGATGAGAGTATTCGTGCATTTGCCCATAGTTCTTTCCAATTTGCTCTGTCAAGAAATTATCCTCTGTACCTTTCCACAAAGAATACAATACTTAAACAATATGATGGTAGATTCAAGAATATCTTTCAAGAAATATATGATAAAGAATATAAAACACAATTTGAATCTAAAAACCTTTGGTACGAACATCGTTTAATAGATGATATGGTAGCATATGCAATGAAGTCAGAAGGTGGTTTTGTATGGTCTTGTAAAAATTATGATGGTGATGTTCAATCTGACTCTGTGGCACAAGGATATGGGTCTTTAGGTTTGATGACTTCAGTGTTAATTTGTCCTGATGGACGTACAGTAGAAGCAGAAGCTGCTCATGGAACAGTTACAAGACATTATCGCCAACATCAGCAAGGAAAGGAAACTTCGACTAATCCCATTGCTTCTATATTTGCATGGACAAGAGGTTTACTTCATCGTGCAAAACTGGATAATAATCAAGATCTGAAACGATTTGCAGAAACATTAGAAGCAGTTTGTATTAAAACCATTGAATCTGGTATGATGACAAAAGATCTTGCGATTTGTATTAAAGGCGCAAATAATGTTACCAGATCTGATTATTTAGAAACATTTGAATTTATGAATAAGTTAGCAGAAAATTTGCAGAAACAATTAAAGTGA